From Butyricimonas paravirosa, one genomic window encodes:
- a CDS encoding OmpA family protein translates to MKKIVFLVLLVVLHISTFAQNNQEKKLPGYKTSFETNKFWDNWFISLNLGAQTLYAEGSTDAKFGDRLTFMPALSVGKWFTPWWGLRVQGLGGALHGFQNDGKMMLHKHYGAVHGDFMFGLLNFFGRYNENRCFDLVPFAGIGGAFIGSDQSFTINAGIQARFRLSQRFDLNLEYGGIILDDDLVTRGGFPNDGISNLSVGVTFRFKNRSFKKAVSQKQYADLQNLAKAQDARIKELISRTPDTVVKVVKQEVPTTETNVVFKALPTTINFAFNSYKIDPTQEVGVYNLVQFMKENPEVRVRLTGFADKRGTEKANMIISEKRVNVVADMFISKYGINKDRIVKDHKGVSSRYDKDDWNRCVLVEIIK, encoded by the coding sequence ATGAAAAAAATCGTATTTTTAGTACTATTGGTAGTATTACACATTTCTACGTTTGCGCAGAATAATCAGGAAAAGAAACTGCCGGGTTATAAAACATCATTTGAAACCAACAAATTTTGGGATAATTGGTTTATTTCATTGAATTTAGGGGCTCAAACCCTCTATGCTGAGGGGTCTACTGATGCAAAGTTCGGTGATCGATTAACCTTTATGCCGGCCTTGTCTGTTGGTAAATGGTTTACGCCTTGGTGGGGATTGAGAGTTCAAGGTTTGGGAGGTGCTTTACATGGTTTTCAAAATGATGGGAAAATGATGTTGCACAAACATTATGGAGCTGTTCATGGAGACTTTATGTTTGGTTTGTTAAACTTCTTTGGTCGTTACAATGAGAATCGTTGCTTTGATTTGGTACCTTTTGCAGGAATAGGTGGTGCTTTTATCGGTAGTGATCAATCTTTTACTATTAATGCTGGTATTCAAGCTCGTTTCCGGTTATCTCAACGTTTTGATTTGAATTTGGAATATGGTGGGATAATTTTGGATGATGATCTCGTGACCAGAGGCGGATTCCCTAATGACGGGATTAGTAATCTGAGTGTTGGAGTTACTTTCAGATTTAAGAATCGTTCGTTTAAAAAGGCTGTTAGCCAGAAACAGTATGCAGACCTTCAGAATTTAGCAAAAGCACAAGACGCACGAATCAAAGAATTGATTAGCCGTACCCCGGATACCGTTGTTAAAGTGGTAAAACAAGAGGTGCCAACAACTGAAACGAACGTGGTATTTAAGGCTTTACCGACAACGATAAACTTCGCTTTCAACAGTTACAAAATTGATCCTACTCAGGAGGTTGGAGTTTATAACTTGGTTCAATTTATGAAGGAGAACCCAGAGGTGCGTGTTCGTTTGACAGGTTTTGCCGATAAACGAGGAACTGAGAAGGCAAATATGATTATTTCTGAAAAGCGAGTAAATGTGGTTGCAGATATGTTTATTAGTAAATATGGAATAAATAAAGACCGTATTGTGAAAGATCATAAAGGAGTTAGTTCTCGTTATGACAAGGATGATTGGAATCGTTGCGTTCTTGTTGAGATTATAAAATAA
- a CDS encoding TIGR00341 family protein, which translates to MMILLQRFRVYLRQILDPSDEQEREEDTVEAIRKGIVFRGTNLWVLIFATFIASLGLNTNSTAVIIGAMLISPLMGPIMGIGLGVGINDFELIKKAFRNLLIATIFSVLTSTLYFLLSPLNEARSELLARTTPTIYDVLIAFFGGMAGIVASSTKLKGNVIPGVAIATALMPPLCTAGFGLASGNLSYFFGAFYLFTINSVFIAVATTLGVRLMHFSKKKFMDKEREKKVHRIVYSIIFLTMVPSVYITYNMVKTNIFETNASRFIKNEFNFPNTLVVDRYVKTENPERRIEVSLIGKEISEEVIVSLKEKMLHYGLHDVPLVIHQGFGKEDTEMQNDVSNMLLQDYYMQNKQRIASQEKEISVLRERLNSYLLYDTIGHQVTPEVKILYPSVKSLAISRVIRNQVDSLRADTLHIAIVAFGQQLSDSEEEQFSAWLAARIGVKNLKLIKE; encoded by the coding sequence ATGATGATATTATTACAGCGTTTTCGGGTGTATTTGCGTCAAATCTTGGACCCGTCAGATGAACAGGAGCGGGAAGAAGATACGGTGGAGGCTATCCGTAAGGGAATCGTGTTCCGGGGGACAAATTTGTGGGTATTGATTTTTGCCACGTTTATTGCGTCTTTGGGATTGAACACGAATTCGACGGCCGTGATTATCGGAGCCATGTTAATTTCTCCGCTGATGGGGCCGATTATGGGGATCGGTCTGGGAGTTGGAATCAATGATTTTGAACTGATCAAGAAGGCTTTCCGTAATTTGCTGATCGCAACTATATTCAGCGTGTTAACGTCTACGTTATATTTTTTGTTATCGCCTTTGAACGAAGCTCGTTCGGAATTGCTAGCACGGACAACCCCCACGATCTATGACGTGTTGATCGCTTTTTTTGGTGGGATGGCGGGAATCGTGGCGTCTTCGACGAAGTTGAAAGGAAACGTGATTCCGGGAGTGGCTATTGCTACCGCCTTGATGCCGCCGTTATGTACGGCCGGGTTCGGGTTGGCAAGCGGCAATCTGAGTTATTTCTTCGGGGCATTCTATTTGTTCACGATCAATTCGGTATTTATTGCGGTTGCCACGACTTTAGGGGTACGGTTGATGCATTTCTCGAAAAAGAAATTCATGGATAAGGAACGGGAAAAGAAGGTACACCGTATCGTGTACTCAATCATTTTCCTGACGATGGTTCCGAGTGTGTATATCACCTACAATATGGTGAAGACGAATATCTTCGAGACGAATGCCAGTCGATTTATCAAAAATGAATTTAATTTTCCGAATACGTTGGTGGTGGATCGTTACGTGAAAACAGAGAATCCGGAACGTCGGATTGAAGTATCATTGATTGGTAAGGAAATATCAGAGGAAGTGATCGTGTCGTTGAAAGAAAAGATGTTGCATTACGGGTTGCATGATGTCCCTCTGGTGATTCATCAGGGATTCGGAAAAGAGGATACCGAGATGCAAAATGACGTTAGTAATATGTTGTTACAGGATTACTACATGCAGAATAAACAGCGGATTGCCTCGCAAGAGAAAGAAATTTCCGTGTTGCGTGAGAGGTTGAACTCTTACCTGTTATATGATACGATCGGGCATCAGGTTACTCCCGAGGTGAAGATTCTTTATCCTTCCGTGAAAAGTCTTGCTATATCCAGGGTGATTCGTAATCAAGTGGATTCTTTACGTGCTGATACGTTACATATTGCTATCGTGGCGTTCGGACAACAATTATCTGATTCGGAGGAAGAGCAGTTCTCGGCTTGGTTGGCAGCCCGGATCGGGGTGAAGAATTTGAAGTTGATAAAAGAGTAA
- a CDS encoding FimB/Mfa2 family fimbrial subunit yields the protein MKKLMIVMLGLLTLVSACSDNDDEGSYGVTSGLITPKIRARVTDPLNQNPFTGILEVYPCKDETSIYYGNYINGKLTVFNGYYVISEGDVYGDNNRELHLPIGEYNMVYWGTPKYDEPIYNSPAITHPGLTNGADLAKLYFSLRPNTDGTYMPVYDLVHAIKPAHIGTEDLTASLTRVTAGLKVILKQEDNSAFSSSITSVNVHIGNIAEKMNFYTAEAENMTKTVKFELSRSEDATIMSNPTVMLFPSAPNPLLELFITLADGSVHTLSKSLTSTLSPNTRLTLNIVVGKILPGGDPGNFTIESWNEESETIEFPVVD from the coding sequence ATGAAGAAATTAATGATTGTAATGCTTGGTCTTCTGACTTTAGTTTCGGCATGTTCAGACAATGATGATGAGGGATCTTATGGGGTAACGTCTGGATTAATTACTCCTAAAATAAGAGCTCGGGTAACCGATCCGCTTAATCAGAATCCTTTCACGGGGATTCTTGAGGTATATCCGTGTAAGGATGAAACCTCTATTTACTATGGAAACTACATAAATGGAAAGCTCACGGTATTTAATGGTTATTACGTCATATCAGAGGGGGACGTGTATGGGGACAATAACCGAGAACTTCACCTGCCTATCGGCGAGTATAACATGGTGTATTGGGGGACACCCAAATACGATGAGCCGATTTATAATTCTCCGGCAATTACTCACCCGGGGTTAACGAATGGAGCTGATCTGGCAAAACTCTATTTTAGCTTGCGACCCAATACTGACGGGACTTATATGCCCGTGTATGATTTGGTCCACGCGATAAAACCGGCACATATTGGAACGGAGGATTTGACGGCTTCTCTTACACGGGTTACCGCTGGTTTGAAGGTAATACTGAAACAAGAGGATAATAGTGCGTTCAGTTCCAGCATAACAAGCGTGAACGTTCATATTGGAAATATTGCCGAGAAGATGAATTTTTACACGGCCGAGGCGGAGAACATGACGAAAACCGTGAAATTCGAATTGTCCCGTTCTGAGGATGCCACCATCATGAGTAATCCTACCGTGATGTTGTTTCCTTCCGCCCCGAATCCTTTGTTGGAGTTGTTTATCACCTTGGCGGATGGTTCCGTGCATACTCTTTCTAAATCATTGACTTCCACGTTATCTCCCAATACGCGGCTCACGTTGAATATTGTTGTCGGTAAAATATTACCCGGTGGTGATCCCGGAAATTTTACGATTGAGAGTTGGAACGAGGAAAGTGAGACGATCGAATTCCCGGTTGTCGACTAA
- a CDS encoding sigma-70 family RNA polymerase sigma factor produces MTDTGNHNIWVKQLIEGDEAAYKIFFKEYYQIFAHFAFKYVKDIDVAEDIVHDVILDLYSNKRDFTSLNKLKSFLYLSIKNRCFNYIEHENAKQNYLQASTLQQDEDYFLDAIIEEEVYFLMHKAINELPDQIQTIYELSLKGKSNEEIARVLNLSLDSVKSYKKRGKQILKEKLKGLICFLSVTL; encoded by the coding sequence ATGACAGACACGGGAAATCATAATATTTGGGTAAAACAACTTATCGAGGGTGACGAAGCTGCATACAAGATCTTTTTTAAAGAATACTACCAGATATTCGCACACTTCGCTTTTAAATACGTGAAAGACATTGATGTTGCAGAAGACATTGTCCACGATGTCATTCTAGATTTATACAGTAACAAACGAGATTTTACCAGTCTCAACAAACTCAAATCTTTTCTCTATCTCTCTATCAAAAACCGTTGTTTCAATTACATTGAACACGAAAACGCAAAACAAAATTACTTACAAGCAAGTACACTCCAGCAAGATGAAGATTATTTTCTGGACGCAATCATCGAAGAAGAGGTCTATTTTCTCATGCATAAAGCCATAAACGAACTTCCCGACCAGATACAAACAATATATGAACTTAGTTTAAAAGGAAAATCCAACGAGGAAATCGCTCGAGTTCTCAACTTATCACTCGATTCCGTGAAAAGCTACAAGAAACGGGGGAAACAAATATTAAAAGAAAAATTAAAAGGCCTCATCTGTTTCCTCTCCGTTACGCTATAA
- a CDS encoding FecR domain-containing protein, translated as MKNVYRIAKLIQAYVSGKVSTEEREEVEHWIEESDRHRELFRTFESEEFVNIQRVEHEWFDEERGFRRFILAKRTIDKRRVFRRVATIAATFVLLIGVCLGRWVILQEKESVPLVKLEKNSIVPGERKAVLVLSDGEHVDLRDTMQVEIVERETRIFVAGDSTRLVVKDSPIDPSLHTVFTPVGGEYKLTLSDGTRVWLNASSRIQFPAVFRSDRREVRVEGEVYFEVSKDSARPFLVRTGDVVVKVLGTSFNVRAYPGEEYKTTLVEGSVAVGYLGETMKIRPGQQWVLEKDGPKVHEVKIKSIVSWKNGDFAFEDQVLPEVFNELERWYDIDVFMSNDAIRNMKFTGIFPRYENINDVLHIIELATCVKCSISGKTIVVSMDK; from the coding sequence ATGAAGAATGTTTATCGGATAGCGAAATTGATTCAGGCTTATGTCTCGGGAAAGGTTTCCACGGAAGAACGTGAAGAAGTGGAGCATTGGATAGAGGAAAGTGATCGGCATCGGGAATTATTCCGAACTTTCGAGAGTGAGGAATTTGTAAATATACAGCGTGTAGAACATGAATGGTTTGACGAAGAGCGGGGATTTCGTCGGTTTATACTGGCAAAACGAACGATTGATAAACGGCGTGTGTTTCGTCGAGTGGCCACGATTGCGGCAACCTTTGTCTTGTTGATCGGAGTCTGTCTGGGAAGATGGGTTATTCTTCAGGAAAAAGAGAGTGTGCCTTTAGTAAAATTAGAGAAAAATTCCATCGTACCTGGAGAACGTAAAGCTGTTTTAGTTTTGAGTGATGGAGAACATGTAGATTTAAGAGATACAATGCAAGTGGAAATTGTAGAGCGAGAAACCCGGATTTTCGTTGCTGGCGATAGTACCCGGCTTGTCGTTAAAGATAGTCCGATCGACCCTTCCCTGCACACCGTCTTCACGCCAGTTGGGGGAGAGTACAAGTTGACCTTGTCCGATGGAACTCGGGTATGGTTGAATGCTTCCAGTCGCATCCAGTTTCCTGCTGTATTCAGGAGTGATCGACGAGAAGTGCGGGTGGAAGGTGAGGTATATTTTGAGGTATCAAAAGATTCAGCACGTCCTTTTCTGGTACGAACGGGGGATGTGGTTGTGAAGGTGTTGGGGACATCGTTTAATGTACGAGCCTATCCAGGGGAAGAATACAAAACCACCTTGGTTGAGGGAAGTGTTGCTGTAGGATATTTGGGAGAGACGATGAAGATAAGGCCGGGACAACAATGGGTACTGGAAAAAGATGGCCCTAAAGTTCACGAGGTGAAAATAAAATCGATTGTGAGTTGGAAAAACGGAGATTTCGCTTTTGAAGATCAAGTACTGCCAGAGGTGTTTAACGAATTGGAGCGTTGGTATGATATTGATGTATTTATGAGTAATGATGCGATTCGAAACATGAAGTTTACGGGAATATTTCCAAGGTATGAAAATATAAATGATGTACTTCATATTATTGAATTGGCAACGTGTGTGAAATGTAGTATTTCAGGTAAAACGATAGTGGTTTCAATGGATAAATAA
- a CDS encoding SusC/RagA family TonB-linked outer membrane protein, with product MKKYEHFGVRWKSYTKQSIFYCCLFLWLWLIPVKGYSQDVRLTLKMNNVTLLQVFDELTRQTGYEFVYSSTILEKVGKVSVNVSNGSLENVLDLCLAKTDLGYKVEDKHVIISPKLKKEVPKKTVTYSGIVKDKVGNSLPGVTIILEGTTVGVTTDINGKFSISVPEAPDTRLVFSFVGMKKKVVTVKDRKPLNVVMEEEVTSMDEVVVTGIFNKPKESFTGAAVKVTREELKAAGNRNILKSLSNIDPSFQIVENNAFGSDPNKLPEIRLRGVSTIPSVSDLQTDMRAELCTPLFILDGFEITLERVMDLNNDEIESITILKDASATAIYGSRGANGVVVIKSVQPEQGKLKISYNGNLNLEIPSLSSYNLMDAAGKLQLEWDAGLYENSVATEDLKLKNSYAKKLERVLAGVDTDWKSIPVQVGVGQNHYLGVSGGDALFRYSMGLSYNNVVGAMKGSKRNTLNGSVTLSYLGEKFQLNNSMSFNINNSSESQYGTYSSYVKMNPYWEPYDKEGYVVRQFETESTALFTSPVDNPLWDAFSGSFSKSKYNGITNNLAITYKPITSLQATANVSFNKTFSASDNYQSSKHSNQIWKEDILERGQRDYNSTESSSWSIGGTVNYFKQWDKHILSAGFNMEFRESVTTSRSMSVEGFLNDEMNSLGNGHKYYRDRPSSSDSKSRAVGFTGTINYNYDNRYFFDASYRIDGASSFGSDSRFAPFWSLGAGWTVSDEVWMREYVPFINYMRLKYSFGCSGSMAFSPWQSQGTYTFGNGNVYHGSIAATIRGLENPDLKWQNTYQHNVGVDFGFWESKISITANYYRKLTDNSITDMALPLSNGFESYTGNSGEILNTGFDLNVSFYMVRNEDKQVFWNMTFGTSYNKNKLLKLSEAVKEQMNELRSQQSSGMYYVYEEGNSVDAIYAVPTVGVDPSTGQLVYLYKDGTQSYKYDVSQRVVCGDRMPKLDGRLNTSFSWRGFSVYAGFTIRTGGQQYNQTYANKIENVNLAFNVDRRVSSERWMNPGDEAIFSGLDYKNYYMTDRYIQDESTFECNNISVTYDFRQKWVQQAGFSRLALTASIGNVFHWSTIKQERGTSYPFAIQPSFGISCSF from the coding sequence ATGAAAAAGTATGAACATTTTGGTGTAAGATGGAAATCTTATACGAAACAAAGTATTTTTTACTGTTGTTTGTTCTTGTGGCTGTGGCTGATTCCTGTGAAAGGGTACAGTCAAGATGTCCGTTTGACGTTGAAAATGAATAACGTGACACTTTTACAAGTGTTTGACGAGCTTACCAGGCAAACTGGTTACGAGTTTGTTTATAGCAGTACGATTTTGGAAAAAGTCGGGAAAGTGTCTGTTAATGTGAGTAATGGATCTTTGGAGAACGTGTTGGATTTGTGTCTGGCGAAAACCGATCTGGGATACAAGGTCGAGGATAAACACGTTATTATTTCTCCAAAATTGAAAAAGGAAGTACCCAAGAAAACTGTGACTTATTCCGGGATTGTGAAGGATAAGGTGGGAAATTCTTTACCGGGGGTAACAATTATTCTAGAAGGAACGACAGTCGGGGTGACGACAGATATTAATGGGAAGTTCTCTATTTCAGTACCCGAAGCTCCTGACACGAGGCTGGTGTTTTCTTTCGTTGGAATGAAAAAGAAAGTTGTGACAGTGAAGGATCGTAAACCTTTAAACGTGGTGATGGAGGAAGAGGTTACTTCCATGGATGAGGTCGTGGTAACTGGTATATTTAACAAGCCGAAGGAAAGTTTCACGGGGGCTGCAGTAAAAGTTACTCGGGAAGAATTGAAGGCTGCCGGGAATCGGAATATATTGAAATCATTGTCTAATATTGATCCCTCTTTCCAGATTGTTGAAAACAATGCTTTTGGTTCGGACCCGAATAAGTTACCCGAGATTCGTTTGCGTGGTGTTTCCACAATACCGAGCGTGAGTGATTTACAGACGGATATGAGGGCGGAGTTATGTACCCCCTTGTTTATCCTAGATGGTTTTGAGATCACGTTGGAACGGGTGATGGACTTGAATAATGATGAGATCGAGTCAATTACGATTTTAAAAGATGCAAGTGCCACCGCAATTTACGGGTCGCGGGGAGCTAATGGGGTTGTAGTGATAAAAAGTGTCCAGCCGGAGCAAGGGAAATTAAAGATTTCTTATAATGGTAATTTGAACTTGGAGATACCAAGTCTAAGCAGTTATAACTTGATGGATGCTGCCGGGAAGTTACAGTTGGAATGGGATGCCGGGTTGTATGAGAATAGTGTGGCGACAGAAGATCTGAAGTTGAAGAATTCATATGCAAAAAAGCTTGAGAGAGTACTGGCAGGTGTCGATACGGATTGGAAGTCCATTCCCGTGCAAGTGGGAGTTGGCCAGAATCATTATTTGGGAGTTAGTGGAGGTGATGCTCTTTTCAGGTATAGTATGGGGTTGTCTTATAATAATGTTGTCGGTGCAATGAAGGGATCTAAACGTAACACGTTGAATGGTTCTGTGACGTTGTCTTATCTAGGAGAAAAATTCCAATTGAATAATTCGATGTCGTTTAATATTAATAATTCATCAGAGAGTCAGTATGGGACCTATTCTAGTTATGTGAAGATGAATCCTTATTGGGAGCCTTATGATAAAGAAGGGTATGTGGTGAGACAGTTTGAAACAGAAAGTACCGCTTTGTTTACGAGTCCTGTAGACAATCCATTGTGGGATGCTTTTTCTGGTAGTTTCTCAAAATCAAAATATAACGGGATAACGAATAACTTGGCGATAACTTACAAGCCGATAACTTCTTTGCAGGCAACGGCTAATGTTAGTTTCAACAAGACCTTTTCGGCTTCTGATAATTACCAGTCGTCTAAACATTCCAACCAGATTTGGAAAGAGGATATTTTAGAGCGAGGACAACGGGATTATAATAGTACTGAGAGTTCCAGTTGGTCAATAGGTGGTACTGTGAATTATTTTAAACAATGGGATAAGCATATTCTTTCTGCCGGATTTAACATGGAATTTCGGGAGAGTGTCACAACAAGTCGTTCTATGTCAGTTGAAGGTTTTCTGAATGACGAGATGAATAGTTTGGGAAATGGACATAAATATTATAGAGATCGTCCATCGAGTAGTGACTCTAAATCTAGGGCTGTTGGTTTTACGGGGACAATAAATTATAATTACGATAATCGTTATTTCTTTGATGCGTCTTATCGTATCGATGGGGCCTCCTCTTTTGGTTCTGATTCTCGTTTCGCTCCATTTTGGTCGTTGGGAGCCGGATGGACTGTAAGTGACGAGGTGTGGATGAGAGAATATGTACCTTTTATAAATTATATGCGATTAAAATATTCGTTTGGTTGTTCTGGTTCAATGGCTTTTTCTCCGTGGCAATCTCAAGGAACTTATACCTTTGGTAATGGAAACGTGTATCATGGTTCAATTGCGGCTACGATCAGGGGATTGGAAAATCCTGATTTGAAATGGCAAAATACATATCAACATAATGTCGGGGTTGATTTCGGTTTCTGGGAAAGCAAAATTTCAATCACGGCGAATTACTATCGTAAATTAACGGATAATTCAATCACGGATATGGCGTTACCGTTGAGTAATGGTTTTGAAAGTTACACGGGAAATTCCGGAGAGATTCTGAATACAGGCTTTGATTTGAATGTTTCTTTCTATATGGTTCGGAATGAAGATAAACAGGTGTTCTGGAATATGACGTTCGGAACTTCTTATAATAAGAATAAATTGTTAAAACTTTCCGAGGCCGTAAAAGAGCAGATGAACGAGTTGAGAAGTCAACAATCCTCAGGAATGTATTATGTCTACGAGGAGGGGAACAGTGTCGACGCTATTTACGCTGTTCCAACTGTAGGTGTAGATCCAAGTACGGGGCAGTTGGTTTATCTGTATAAGGACGGGACACAAAGTTACAAGTACGATGTTTCACAGCGTGTGGTTTGTGGAGATCGTATGCCGAAACTGGATGGACGTTTAAATACTTCTTTCTCTTGGCGAGGGTTCTCCGTGTATGCGGGTTTCACGATTCGTACGGGAGGACAACAGTATAATCAAACTTATGCAAATAAAATTGAGAACGTGAATTTAGCTTTTAACGTGGACCGTCGGGTGAGCAGTGAGCGTTGGATGAATCCGGGGGATGAGGCGATTTTTTCAGGGTTGGATTACAAGAATTATTATATGACGGATCGTTACATACAGGATGAAAGTACTTTTGAGTGTAACAATATAAGCGTGACTTATGATTTCCGTCAAAAATGGGTTCAACAGGCAGGTTTTTCCCGTTTAGCATTGACTGCAAGTATCGGTAATGTTTTCCATTGGTCGACAATAAAGCAAGAGAGAGGAACCAGTTATCCTTTTGCGATTCAACCCTCATTCGGAATTTCATGTTCATTTTAA
- a CDS encoding RagB/SusD family nutrient uptake outer membrane protein, which produces MKKVILSLGVCFFFLTSCDKWLTIRPENEIEKTKLYETEEGFWQALNGLYSIMGSNYGPTGHLQCSDVEFLASIWIASSESVEQRLIDHQYKDADADSRLADVFLNQYNMIAHANTILEYLKQQDFLPERSYNIIKGEALGMRAMLHFDLIRLWGPMPNNVDASYRYLPYVQQVSKKVNTYDTYGEYMEKLQADLDSAEFLLGKYEPLLTHTCNELNKNGGDDYDRLEYYWRQNHFNYYAVWGLKARIALWMGDKERALTYAQMVKETLNVDGSVKFRLGTANDINITSTDEAVNTLKAECLFGYYLSYYNWQQEFNDNTADFKTPISNIEGLFDDKNDFRYTLCWKVDPDVFTGEPQNVTTYKYKAYNNNWIPQIRLAEMYLIMIECAPLDVANVLYKEFCNSRGMGYKELTEGSRMDILQREYYKEFIGEGQVFYMSKRLGVERMLWGNQKCAEAQYVLPIPRRESEII; this is translated from the coding sequence ATGAAAAAAGTGATACTAAGTTTAGGTGTATGTTTTTTCTTTTTGACCTCTTGTGATAAGTGGTTGACAATACGCCCGGAAAACGAGATCGAAAAAACAAAATTGTACGAGACAGAAGAGGGATTCTGGCAAGCATTAAATGGCTTGTATTCTATTATGGGCTCAAATTATGGCCCTACGGGGCATTTGCAATGTTCAGATGTTGAGTTCCTGGCAAGTATATGGATTGCTAGTTCCGAGAGTGTCGAGCAACGTTTGATTGATCATCAATATAAGGATGCTGATGCGGATTCTCGTCTAGCTGATGTCTTCTTGAATCAATATAATATGATTGCTCATGCTAATACTATTCTGGAATACTTAAAACAGCAGGATTTCCTTCCGGAAAGATCGTATAATATAATCAAAGGAGAGGCTTTGGGGATGCGGGCTATGCTCCATTTTGATTTGATACGTTTGTGGGGACCTATGCCGAATAATGTTGATGCTAGTTACCGGTATTTGCCTTACGTGCAACAGGTATCTAAAAAGGTAAATACTTATGATACATATGGGGAGTACATGGAGAAATTGCAGGCAGATTTGGATTCGGCTGAGTTTTTGTTGGGCAAGTATGAGCCTTTATTGACTCATACTTGTAATGAGCTGAATAAGAATGGAGGAGATGATTATGATCGTTTAGAGTATTATTGGCGTCAGAATCATTTTAATTACTATGCCGTGTGGGGATTAAAAGCCAGAATTGCGCTTTGGATGGGAGATAAAGAACGTGCATTGACATATGCGCAAATGGTGAAGGAAACTCTAAATGTGGATGGAAGTGTCAAATTTCGATTGGGAACTGCAAATGATATAAATATCACAAGTACTGATGAGGCGGTAAACACGTTGAAAGCTGAGTGTTTATTTGGATATTACTTGTCATATTATAATTGGCAACAAGAGTTTAACGATAATACTGCTGATTTTAAAACACCAATCTCTAATATAGAGGGGTTATTTGATGATAAAAATGATTTTAGGTATACCTTATGTTGGAAAGTTGATCCGGATGTTTTTACGGGTGAGCCACAAAATGTTACGACTTATAAGTATAAAGCTTATAACAATAATTGGATACCTCAGATTCGTTTGGCAGAGATGTACTTGATCATGATAGAGTGTGCGCCCTTGGATGTTGCTAATGTTTTGTATAAAGAATTTTGCAATTCCCGGGGTATGGGGTATAAGGAATTGACGGAAGGGAGTCGTATGGATATATTGCAGAGAGAATATTATAAAGAGTTTATCGGGGAAGGACAGGTGTTTTATATGAGTAAACGTCTCGGAGTGGAGAGAATGTTGTGGGGAAATCAGAAATGTGCAGAGGCCCAGTATGTTTTACCAATTCCTAGAAGAGAGTCTGAAATTATATAA